A region from the Candidatus Baltobacteraceae bacterium genome encodes:
- a CDS encoding NAD(P)H-binding protein — MILVTGATGNVGNQVARILARSGAYVRVLARNPDRAAFPSDLDVVRGDFTDPETLARASDGADALFLMLPAMDSRLENAAGRVAPNVGRVVFLSSALASIDQSGTNPIAQRHIAVENAIQAAPAWTVIRPGYFAANALRWWLPQLRTSDTLRWPFANARFAPVHERDIAEIAVLGLTTGDHAGQTYTITGPLAITAAEQLAAIGASTHRTLVYDEVDREIARETLSFLPPPVLEGILASWQRATVDPPFVTDVAARVLGKPARSFAEWATDHATAFAKSAA, encoded by the coding sequence ATGATACTCGTTACTGGGGCGACCGGCAACGTCGGGAACCAGGTCGCACGCATCCTCGCCCGCTCCGGCGCATACGTGCGCGTGCTCGCGCGCAATCCCGACCGCGCCGCCTTTCCAAGCGACCTCGACGTCGTCCGTGGGGATTTCACGGATCCGGAAACACTGGCTCGCGCGTCCGACGGCGCCGACGCGCTCTTTCTCATGCTTCCGGCGATGGATTCGCGCTTGGAGAACGCGGCCGGACGCGTTGCACCGAACGTCGGCCGTGTCGTCTTCCTCTCGTCGGCCCTCGCGAGCATCGATCAATCCGGCACGAATCCGATCGCGCAGCGGCACATTGCCGTCGAAAACGCGATTCAAGCCGCGCCTGCGTGGACGGTAATTCGCCCCGGATACTTTGCAGCGAACGCGCTCCGCTGGTGGCTTCCGCAGCTGCGCACGAGCGACACCCTCCGCTGGCCCTTTGCGAACGCGCGGTTCGCGCCGGTTCACGAACGGGACATCGCGGAAATCGCGGTGCTCGGCCTGACGACCGGCGACCACGCGGGCCAAACCTATACGATCACCGGACCCCTTGCAATCACCGCCGCAGAACAGCTTGCCGCGATCGGAGCGAGCACGCACCGCACGCTCGTCTACGACGAAGTCGACCGCGAGATCGCGCGTGAAACACTCTCATTCCTGCCGCCGCCGGTGCTCGAAGGCATTCTCGCGTCGTGGCAGCGCGCGACGGTCGATCCGCCCTTCGTGACCGACGTCGCCGCGCGCGTCCTCGGCAAGCCTGCCCGGTCGTTCGCCGAATGGGCCACGGATCACGCGACCGCGTTTGCCAAGTCTGCAGCGTAA
- a CDS encoding AAA family ATPase, producing MRVRARILKASQFPITILHGVAGCGKSFALRDALHADPRPNVVFDVAPGQATLSRFVAGFAEALTAHAPGLRLAFASAYERALLSEHPATALAHWLHEHIKDLDLTIAVDNLHHAESALVQSFLAQVIERGAPRLRWMIACRSCDHLPVANWLASAHVGLPVEDDELAFTAGEIEQLAYERQLPFGAAEALDVLSRTDGWATGVAFLLQTSAARKPYNGQVRGFEPIIEYALADCAPAELQHLLPASLLPDLAIELLLALGGEALAGQIEGLHSRAPFLFVETPPALRFHERFREALQERSRGGDASLHGRDEQRVVEALLAQGRHVDILSLRLRGTASGLLQVLDEHGIGLLERGELDLVEAGIVRLDKAGIALPARVVALRAIVESRLGRHDTAEAWFNQAIAMSESDDARMIEIKYLYACDLLHRRRIDGVGLLRKHVDDPGIPPSLRAGILSVLAEALQLENQPEEARRALEAAIELDRTIGDSELHARILTRAAYVLHMQQDYEAARSHASAAASIASQSAAYTVAAGAYSILYVIEFNLGNIDAALRHIEQLLENCLKSGNIQFQFYCLATMYELEIERNNAAAIARIGETLEDFDLYLGAFASEQAFLPGDAMRSAARGDFERAYRLLEPTAAQQTTPGRVALRWSEVALYAVGCMRIDDAARAIDRARSALQTSDDSPERRSRTRLYLALALAFLGRAAEATGLLHAVSAEANVPQRIREIGTAVAVLCDYALGAENHHAVAVALEALHARSLGGFARVFESLPSRVALQNSPSA from the coding sequence GTGCGAGTTAGGGCGCGAATACTGAAGGCGTCCCAGTTCCCCATCACGATACTGCACGGCGTAGCGGGCTGCGGCAAGAGTTTTGCGTTGCGCGACGCATTGCACGCTGATCCGCGCCCCAACGTCGTTTTCGACGTCGCGCCGGGACAAGCAACGCTCTCACGGTTTGTCGCCGGTTTTGCCGAGGCGCTCACCGCGCACGCGCCCGGCCTTCGTCTTGCCTTTGCCAGTGCCTACGAGCGCGCGCTTCTCTCGGAGCATCCTGCGACAGCGTTGGCACACTGGTTGCACGAGCACATCAAGGATCTCGACCTCACGATCGCAGTGGACAATTTACACCACGCCGAAAGCGCGCTCGTGCAGTCTTTTCTTGCGCAGGTCATCGAGCGCGGAGCGCCTCGCTTACGCTGGATGATCGCGTGCCGGTCGTGCGACCATTTGCCGGTTGCGAATTGGCTGGCGTCCGCGCACGTGGGTCTTCCCGTCGAAGACGACGAGTTGGCATTTACGGCCGGCGAGATCGAACAGCTCGCATACGAACGCCAGTTGCCTTTTGGTGCTGCCGAAGCGCTCGACGTTTTATCGCGTACCGACGGATGGGCTACGGGCGTTGCGTTTCTTCTCCAAACGAGCGCGGCGCGCAAACCGTACAACGGCCAAGTTCGTGGATTCGAACCCATCATCGAGTATGCGTTGGCGGATTGCGCGCCTGCCGAATTGCAGCACCTGCTGCCGGCATCGCTACTCCCCGATCTCGCCATCGAGTTGCTCCTGGCGCTCGGCGGCGAGGCGCTCGCGGGTCAAATCGAGGGCCTGCATTCCCGTGCTCCGTTCCTTTTCGTCGAAACGCCGCCCGCGTTACGCTTCCACGAGCGCTTCCGCGAAGCGTTGCAAGAGCGCAGCCGGGGAGGCGACGCATCGTTGCATGGACGAGACGAGCAGCGAGTTGTCGAGGCTCTCCTCGCGCAAGGACGACACGTCGACATCTTGAGCCTCCGCCTTCGCGGCACCGCTTCCGGTCTGTTACAAGTACTCGACGAGCATGGAATCGGACTACTCGAACGCGGCGAACTCGACCTCGTCGAAGCAGGGATCGTACGGCTCGATAAAGCCGGCATCGCCTTGCCGGCACGTGTGGTCGCGCTACGCGCCATCGTGGAGTCGCGCCTTGGCCGCCATGATACCGCGGAAGCCTGGTTCAATCAGGCGATTGCGATGTCCGAAAGCGACGATGCGCGCATGATTGAAATAAAGTATCTCTATGCATGCGATCTATTGCACCGCCGACGCATCGACGGCGTCGGCCTTCTGCGCAAGCATGTCGATGATCCGGGCATTCCCCCGTCGCTGCGTGCCGGAATACTGTCCGTACTTGCGGAAGCGCTGCAACTCGAGAACCAACCCGAGGAAGCGCGCCGCGCGCTCGAGGCGGCAATCGAACTCGATCGGACGATCGGCGATTCCGAACTGCACGCGCGCATCTTAACGCGCGCTGCGTACGTATTGCATATGCAGCAGGACTATGAGGCCGCGCGCTCCCATGCCTCGGCCGCCGCCTCGATAGCAAGCCAGTCGGCAGCCTACACCGTGGCGGCCGGCGCCTATAGCATTTTGTACGTAATTGAATTCAATCTCGGCAACATCGATGCAGCGTTACGGCACATCGAGCAGCTGCTGGAGAATTGTCTCAAGAGCGGCAATATCCAGTTTCAATTCTACTGCCTCGCCACCATGTACGAGCTCGAGATCGAACGCAATAACGCCGCCGCCATCGCGCGCATCGGTGAAACGCTCGAAGACTTCGATCTCTATCTCGGCGCGTTCGCGTCCGAGCAAGCTTTTCTCCCCGGTGATGCCATGCGCTCCGCCGCTCGAGGTGATTTCGAAAGAGCGTACCGGCTCTTGGAGCCGACCGCCGCGCAGCAAACCACGCCTGGGCGCGTTGCGCTGCGCTGGTCTGAGGTTGCGCTCTATGCTGTCGGCTGCATGCGAATCGACGATGCCGCACGCGCGATCGATCGAGCCCGATCGGCGCTGCAGACGAGCGACGATTCCCCGGAACGTCGCTCGAGAACGCGGTTGTATCTCGCGCTCGCGCTGGCATTCCTTGGTCGGGCCGCTGAAGCGACGGGTCTCTTGCACGCCGTCTCGGCCGAGGCGAACGTCCCTCAGCGCATTCGCGAGATCGGCACAGCCGTAGCCGTTCTCTGCGACTACGCGCTCGGTGCAGAGAATCACCATGCCGTCGCGGTCGCGTTGGAAGCGCTTCATGCGCGCTCGCTCGGCGGCTTCGCACGCGTTTTTGAGTCGCTCCCGTCGCGCGTTGCGCTGCAAAACAGTCCTTCCGCATGA
- a CDS encoding HD-GYP domain-containing protein: MTLEIARQVRIVGADVARLVLARDGPIAHRTVAAEIVVAELCERIASAIEEHDTASLETWLDATLERHGALAYLPSIIESATLVLIDVGRREGWLEDSATLRPLTSAIGRAIHQPRAVTIESFDESLDDIDLTINNLIARLYEKDRLTAEHSQAVSLWCVRLARKLKLGDDLALLVQRGGLLHDIGKIATPNEVLNAPRRLTEEERRVIERHPVEGAEIVIDIPSLARFIPMVRSHHERLDGTGYPDRLEASQIPIEVRIVTVADCFNAMIGRRPYRPPLAPSFGLEELRRNRGTHFDPDVAEAMVQIVTEHRIV, from the coding sequence ATGACGCTCGAGATTGCGCGCCAAGTTCGAATCGTGGGCGCCGACGTCGCGCGCCTCGTGCTCGCGCGCGACGGCCCCATTGCTCACCGCACCGTTGCGGCCGAGATCGTCGTGGCCGAACTTTGCGAGCGCATTGCTTCCGCAATCGAAGAACACGATACGGCATCGCTCGAGACGTGGCTCGACGCAACACTCGAGCGTCACGGTGCGCTCGCCTATCTCCCGAGCATCATTGAAAGCGCGACACTCGTCTTGATCGACGTCGGAAGGCGCGAAGGGTGGCTGGAAGATTCCGCGACCCTTCGACCCTTGACCTCCGCGATCGGCAGGGCAATTCATCAGCCGCGCGCCGTGACGATCGAGTCTTTCGATGAGTCCTTGGACGATATCGACTTGACCATCAACAATCTCATAGCGCGTTTATACGAGAAGGATCGCCTTACGGCCGAACATTCACAGGCGGTCTCACTGTGGTGTGTCCGCCTCGCACGTAAGCTGAAACTCGGCGACGATCTCGCGCTGCTCGTGCAGCGCGGCGGGCTTCTTCACGACATCGGGAAAATCGCGACGCCGAACGAGGTGTTGAACGCGCCCAGACGGCTGACCGAAGAAGAACGGCGCGTGATCGAACGCCACCCCGTCGAGGGAGCGGAGATCGTTATCGACATCCCCTCGCTCGCCCGCTTCATTCCGATGGTGCGCTCGCACCACGAGCGGCTGGACGGTACGGGCTATCCGGATCGGCTCGAGGCATCCCAGATCCCGATTGAGGTCCGGATCGTGACCGTGGCCGACTGCTTCAATGCAATGATCGGCCGGCGTCCTTATCGTCCGCCGCTCGCCCCGTCCTTCGGGCTCGAAGAGCTGCGCCGCAACCGTGGCACGCATTTCGATCCCGACGTTGCCGAAGCGATGGTGCAGATCGTGACCGAACACCGTATTGTGTAG
- the soxR gene encoding redox-sensitive transcriptional activator SoxR, with the protein MDELLSIGDIAQRSGVAASALRFYEDRGLIASKRAPSGHRLYPRWTLRQVAFIVFAQRVGFSLDEIAGELAKLPDGRAPGAPDWSKLSALWLTRIDERIAELKRLRKGLTVCIGCGCLSLTACRFANPNDKMGREGPGPRNWVRKK; encoded by the coding sequence ATGGACGAGTTGTTGAGCATCGGTGACATAGCGCAGCGCAGCGGAGTGGCGGCCTCCGCGCTGCGCTTTTACGAAGATCGCGGGCTGATTGCTTCCAAGCGTGCCCCCTCGGGACACCGGCTCTACCCGCGCTGGACGTTGCGTCAGGTTGCTTTCATCGTCTTTGCGCAACGCGTGGGATTCTCGCTCGACGAGATCGCGGGTGAGCTCGCGAAACTACCCGACGGTCGCGCGCCGGGAGCGCCCGATTGGTCCAAGCTCTCGGCGCTTTGGCTGACACGCATCGACGAGCGCATCGCCGAACTCAAACGTTTGCGCAAGGGGTTGACGGTCTGCATCGGGTGCGGCTGTTTGTCGCTGACGGCGTGCCGGTTCGCAAACCCGAACGACAAAATGGGCCGGGAAGGTCCCGGCCCACGTAACTGGGTTCGCAAAAAGTAG